The following is a genomic window from Strix uralensis isolate ZFMK-TIS-50842 chromosome 3, bStrUra1, whole genome shotgun sequence.
aattatttttgttACATGAAACTAGGTAGCTGAAGAAGAACTAATCACCTTCCCTTGAAAGTAGCGTAACTCCTGCCAAACACTTAGAAGCATTGATTTAGGGATGACCAACTACCTAGAGTTACCCTGTAAATTTCCaacaaaacatcaacaaaaactTCAAGTTTGAGAAGTGCTGTAACTTGCAGGTAGTCATTAGTAAACACTTTGAATCACTGGCCTTagtgtgtaaattttttttacaaaaaacctCCTCTAGCTACAGTGCATGAATCCTCCTAATCTGGATTCTGTCCACAGAATAAATGACAAATTTATGTATTCCACACTGGATCAGACCAAAGGTCTGGCAGTGAGCAAATATGCctataaagaacattaaaaaaaacagaagatggtCCAGAGAAGTATCTCTGGATGCACCTTTTGGCTTCCAAGCATGTGCCAGACTTCTGAGCTAGCACCTTTAATAGTCCTGGGTGGATTCCTCTACAACTTTGACCAGTTGCCCCTTGAGCCCAAATAAAATGTTATTGTCCTCAACCTGAGGTAAAAAATTACATAGCTTGATTATGTGACCTgtgaaggatcacctccttctGTTCATTATGAGTTTGCTACATGCTTCACTTAATTTGATTACTGTATCAGAAGAGATAAACAATCCATGCCAGTTCATCATCTCTATGCTATTTGTGATTTAACAGATTCCTAATACATTCTCTTACAGAAGCCTTTTCTAGGTATCATCTATTCAGACACTCCATATACAGATAGCACTCCATACTTCCAACCACCTTGTCACTCTTCTTACTTTTTCACATTCTACCAGGATACAGGGGAATTGGAATTACACGCagtattaaaaatacaagaacagTATAAATTTAAATAGTGGCATTATGCTTGTTTTTACCCCTTTGATTTCTAAATCCTAccattcagaatttatttttgatTAAGCAGTGCATTGACATATActtttaacagtttaaaaatattttttcacaagGGTAATTGTCAACTCAGAATCTCTCATTTTGTCACTAGTATTAGGGTATTTATTACCCTGCTAGGggcataattttctgtttatttgtattCAATCTTTCACTTTTTGTCATAGTTTCAATTTTTCATAGCAGTCTTCCATAGTTTCACATCGAATTTATGAAGTTCCTGTGCAATTATTTACaatcaacttaaaaaaaacccaaacacacaaacagaaaacaaaccaccCCCAGCCTATTCTGTATCATTAGCAAATTTTGTCAGCCACTTCTTCAAACTGTTATAAATGATCCTTTCCAGGATTCTGTGTTGAGCTCATTTTACTGTGAAAACTCATCATTTACTTCTACTTTGTCTCACATCCTCCAATCAGTTCCTTGTCCATATAAAGGCTTTTCCTTTAATCCCACAGCGACTAActatttaaaagcttttagtGAAAGACTGTGCCAGAAATCTTTTGGAAATTTAAACAGACTGTATCATCTGGATTCCCCTTTACATGCACTCGCTGACTCCTTCAGTGAACTCCAAAGAGACTTACAAAACCTGACAAAAGTTGTGTTGACTCCTCCTAAATATGTCATTTATCCATATGCTCATTATCCTGGATGATAATTTCTACTGAATTCCAGGCACAGTCATCAGATGTACTGGGCTGTTCCCTGAATATCTCTATAATCCTTAGAAAAAAGAAATCGGCATCCATTAGTTACTTTTCAGTTCAATTTTAAGCAGCAGATTATACAGCAGAGCTGGTAAGTCAGCTTTTTCACCCCTGAGGTTTTAATATGCTCAACTGAAAAGCCAGTTTgacactattatttttttttccctacatgtTCCCCAACCTCTTCTATTAATGTTCCAGTTTCACTCCTGTGATGAGTTCCCACAAAGAACAGCTCCTTCCATAGTGaacaaaggttttaaaaaaaaataaagtttctctgTAACACAAGTATCCAGACAGTAAGTGTGGGGCATCCACCTCAGGCTGTGTTTTACATTCAGTCTGCAGCAGAACTCCCACAGATGTCAGCTGCAGATCTGCACACTGCTCAGGTGTACAAATGGGGTGCACCTTCTGAGGTGCCCTTCCACCTACTTAGCTCTCTGTACAATTCAGTTCAAATCCACAACTCCTTCTGAGGTTAAGACACGGGTGATGGTTGTTCTGGCTGTAATATGTTCTGACCATAATTCATGCGATTATGGTCATTCATACCAGCTTTTGATGATGTTTTTTCAGCAAAATTGAGAAATGGTTACATGCAGGATGGCTCACCAATAGTTCAGATACACCAAAAGGCTAGAAATTAATTTGGATAAGATGAACAACTGTTTGCTATTATTGAAGAATACCCTTCTACACTGACTGGTTTGGAACACCTTGACTGCATAATCTTTACTCAATAAACTATCAGCTTGCTTCGTACTGTGTTGACAGTGCAGGGTCAGCCTCAtcctttagaaaatgttttaatctcCGGCAAAGATGCATGTCTGGTCCAATTCGTCTTTTATATGGCAAGCAGAACTCTTCATAATTCCACACTACAAAAGCCTTGTTCAAAACTAGAACAACTTCTTGCCTTGCTTTTATAAGGTGAATTATgttataatattaataaaaaaatacatttttccctcCAATCTTTGCAGTAGCACACCTCACAGGGAGACCACAAATTCAGTAAGTCTCATCACACCATATGCACCTAAGTGAGGAACCCGTCCTGCATGGTCAATCATAGCAATTCATAGGCTCATTAACCTATTGTAATGACTTTCTTATAACTAGCAAACCCATGTCTGGTGCATGAGGTCTGAAAGGTGACATACCACCCAAGTTTGAGACCTACTAAGAGCAGAAGGAACACTGAAGCATCTTACCTCTCTTTTGCAAGAACAGCAAGTCCCTGTAGCAAGATAGGTACAACTGTCTGATCCAAGTAGGCACGTGTGGGTAATGACTGAAGATCCACCTTCTGCTTTGACGttttctctgcatttattttctcattttctactatcctctgaagtagaaaaaaaaaaaggtgaatgaaCATCAGTAATAGCAGTCACATCTACTTTGAAGTGTGAGGGCAAACAAAGGGCCCATCTCTCTCCAGTTCAATGACAATAACTTCTTTACatcttttaagaaaatttaaGTGTGTATTTTTCCTTCCACAGAAACCTCATCCAGAGGAGCCTTCTGTTAAATTCTTATGTTTTGGGGAAACAATGTTAGGAAGTCGTaagttttctaaaacagaagacacacaatctcatttttatttctgcttttgcattcAGAGATTTAAATTCTGTACGACTGACACAGGAATTGACTACTAAAAAGAGTGGTCTCAATTAAATGGTTCCTGCATGCATGCACTTCTAACATAACATGCTAAAAGCACAAGAAATTCAGGTTGAAGACCGTGCTCTATTAAAGTATAGATGgacactttaaagaaaacatacacaaaatgCTTCCAGGTGCCTTTTGGTCAAAAAGTGCTGAATCATCTTACATCATTAACTGTAGTTAAAAAAGGATACCCCACCACTGCCAGTAAACCAAATATATTCAACGCAATGTACACGAATCTACCGATACGGGACCAACATATCCAAGGTGTTATGGGTCTGTAGTGGAAGTTGAGGCATACTGACAAGCAGTTATCTGGGAGATGAGTCACAAAGGCCATTTAAGAAAAGTTTCTGCAAAAACTTAGCATAGAGTAGGAGCTTAGAATGGAGGAAAACTGAAGGCATTTCTTTCATAAATGTCATAGAGTTGTTATTCTAACCCACACTGTTACCAACAGTGGAGAGAATGGATTGTCTACTCTTTCTCAGCATAAGTAATTAAAGATAGCCTAGATTATTCAAATCCAAATTTCTTTTGACAAGAATATGAAGATAATTCCTCCTTTTCATACTTCTATAGAAATGCCATCAACTCCTCCTATTCCCCTCCCTGTAATAAACATCTGGCTGGCTTTTTGTGGCATAATatattatatagatatatatgtaatAGATAGCAATAGAGTAGATAACAATCAGAGGGCACTTGCAAGAAACCCCCACCTCATTAAAAGGTTGATTATTTACTTCAGTACCATTTAGCATAATGGAAGcagcacaacaaaaaaataagacTAACAGCCAGTTACACAAGGGACTAGTATCTGTTGGATCAGTTTCCATTTAACTTTCTTGCGAACATTATGTTTACTGACATCAGACTCGAGACTCAACATTTTTCCCATTGATCATGAATGTGACTTCCATGGTACTTTACAGCAACAAAATCTTTGTTACCTCTACATTTTCAGTGAGACCGTATTCAGAATGGGGATTTTCTGGAACCTGTAAAATAGCACACAGTCAGCaaagtgaaaatgtttcttttatgcAAGTAGCATTATCCACCTAAAACCTTTCTTGCAATACCTGCGGCTGTCCCTCCATAATCTGTTCTGCCTCCATGATGTGAAAAGTGGAATTTCCTGGACGTTCAGTAATCttggaaagcaataaaaaaacagGTGAGCAGGCTGAGACGAAGACCAGTGTTAGCTGACTGATACTGCATCACTTGGTTACTAAGGCACAGCTACCAGCGAGCAAAAGGAGTTGCTCTGTGCTCCTCGCCGCCAAACGCGTACGCGTTCTTCCCGCACACAGAACTGAGAAGTGTTTTAATGTTCGCGTTACATCCGCTGAAGAAGACGGTACCGGGATTAGAAAATACGACATTCACTATTTAAAACAAGAATCCCCAGCGACAGTCCGCTCCCCTGCCCGGCCGGGAGCGCCCGCGGGAAGGCAAAGACATCCCCcacctccctttcttccttccttccttcctccctccccgccccggacGCCTGCCCGCCGGCTACAATGCCCGtgccccgggaccccccgccgCACCGCGAGCCGGGCCCTGGCCGCGCCCCAACCGCCCCGCGGGGAAGAAGCGCCTCCCACCGCTCTCACCCTCTAGCGGGTCCAGGGCTCAGCGGGGCGGAAGATGGGCGCTGCAGCGAGGTACCGAGAGCCACTCCACAGCAACCGGAGCCGCCAGCGGTGTCGTAAATTGTTTTGACGTAAGTGAAACGGGTGCGCCGCCGGCCCCAGCAAACTGCGCCTGCGCGGGGCGAGGCCCCGCCCGCCCGGGAACCGGCCTGCGGGGAGGGGGAAAACAGGCGGGAACGGTGCGCGGCCGGTGATGATGTCACCCCTGGGCGGGGCCTCCCCcgccctcagcccctgcccatTGGCGGGTGGGCGCCTGGGGGCGGGTCGCTGGGCGGGGCGGGTCGCGCGGCGGTTTTTCAACCGTCAGAGAGGGGCTGAGAGGGGTGTGGTGGCGGGCGGTGTCGTCAGGGGCTGGCTGGTTCTGGCCCGCGTTTGATAGCGTGGTCGGCATTACGGCAAGTGGCTCTGACTGAAGCTTTTGTTTTGTAAGGTAATTTTCCTCACCGAAGCGGAGGCTCGGTCCTGACCCCGATTAACCGTTTCGAGGTGTAGCCCGAGAATCTTTGGTTAAGGCCAGTTgtgggggagcaggcaggtgaTTCCACCTGTACGCGCTCTGATAGGGCTAGAACTGGCGGgatgtttttcttctccaaataaACCTTTAAAAAACACTGGTCTTTGAAAGTTTTGTGGTACAGAAATCTACTAATAATCAATGCAGTCTGATGTCTGAGGAGCTCACTGTGATGTTTGTGCAAAATAACTCTGCTGAAGCTAATTGAACTGAAAACGGGGTTCTGTTAGTGAAATAACCTTTCAGAGCTGTGTTGAGTACAGTTTGAAAAACAATGACTCTTGGTGATTCATTTTGCCCAGTTGtctcttcagaaaaatgcagctgCTCAGCTTTCTCTAGATACTGGCTTTAATCATCCTGTCTTGACTTGAAGCTACCAAGAAATGGAAAATCTACTGCCTCTTTAGTTGTGCTGTTGCAAGTTGCACCAGTGTTTGAACATCCATGCCTgacttctttgttttgttttcattaggaaTTAAATTCTGTGCCTGGTAACATGGTTTGTGCTAGTAGATTAAAAAGTCCTTTTTATTTTGGGGTTGAGAAAGTAGTTACATTCCTgtagtctatttttttttttcttttgagaaaataaaCTTTGTTATTTTACAACCATAGGTCTATTCCTTTTCCTGTCTTCTTGCTGCAGTGATGACAATGCATATGAATGATCTAACCAATGCTCTTAAAAGATCAACAATatagaaaaatgacagaaaatgcaATGTTCTCATTAGATTATGCTCTGTAATCATCTAATGATGAAGTGTGTTTACATCAGTGAATTTGAAATAATGTTTACAGAACTGGCAGTGTTATCAGTGTGATAATCAGGCTTAAAAACTGTGGTGCAGTCAGTCACAGCTCTGATACTCAACTGAAGGGCTTGGTGGTGTAGCAGAACCGCGTGTGCCTTTGTGTCAGTTTGAGTACCTAGTGCTGGCAACTTTAGCTGGTGTTGAGGAAGCTAGGTGAAAATACAGAAGATAAAATCCTGATACTTTTTCTAAAACTTAAACAAAACAGGAATACAAATAAATTCTTTATGTGAACAGAGGGTGAAGAGGTGTATGCTGTTCATTGAGGCTCTCTTCTAATTTTTTGTCATGTTCTAACAAGTGACATTTTAGATAATTACATTTAGAATACCAGAAATGGCAATGGCTACCAACAAAAAGAAATCCTTTTACCCCTAGCCCCCTGTTTCCCCACTTCTACATTCTCTATTGTATTCAGTTTTTGCAGTGGTGTCATCTTGGGAGTGAGAAGAGCTTTCCTAACTGGACCTTTTGTGTGATGGTAAATTGTGGTGTCAGGGTAGTGGCACCTTTCTAATTCCTATGATGTGCTTGTCTGCTCTGATTTCAAAACCTTTTGCTGAGATACCACATTGTGCGTCCTGTATTTTATGAGTTCTTAATCTTCAGAGCAAAGTCAAATCAGGTGGATGAGCTGATCTAACAGTTGACAACTCCAGAAAACCCGAGGTTTCacttcttccccccccctcccccttttctgGTGTTCACCAGAACCCTTGCTGAGCCAGGACATCTCACTAAGCCAGCAGAAAGCAATCCATTGCTCTggtttaaggcttttttttttttttaaaaaaaaaaccctacattaATTTTATGCCAGATTATTAATTAGAATAGTCCACAGACAAGTCCTAATGACTGCTAGAGCCAGCTTAATATAGGAGGGTAGGGTGATTCAACTTGCAGATCGCTAAAATATTTAGTAGCCACGATAGTGAACAGATTCTGCAGGTTCTCACTAAAAGCATTATAATTTGCTCACAAGCCCTGACTGATGTCTACTTCTGAAGCTCTGCTTTGGCTTAACAAGTTGTTTTTCCCCTAACAGGTGCACTGTTTACTACTGCATCAGTCTATATTTCATTGCCATGATAGTCACATGATCTACAAAGGTGTcattctacatttttaaaaaagtaaaaataactgaATAGATTGAGTAGTCAGGATTGTTTGAGATTCATTGTCTTCCTATTGTCATTCAATCTGTCCTTTAATTTATTAATAACTTATTCCTTCACCAGCTTTTCTACTATTTTGCTCAGGAATGGAATGATACTTTAGATAGTAGATGTGTAACAGAGACTGTAGATTGGTAATCTGTTGTCACGTGGTTTATTTCACTTGACATTTCTGAATGCTACATAGTATTAACGCTGCTTGAAGTTTCTGGAATTCCTTTGGTATTCCAAAATTTGGTAAATTTTTATACTGGGAaacgagatttttttttttttttaaaaggacagctaggtatattgaaaaaaataaaaatacatattgaaCTTTTTCCAATCATGACGGGACTGGAAAACACTTAATGATATTTTCATAATACATCATCCTTCttacaaaatacagaagaaaaatacttaatgaaCCTTACTGAGTTTTCTTTGGCACTGATAGGTTTACTATCTCTGTCTAATAATGGTTCTAGATCATGAATAGTtatgttatatatttatatgttaataaaattatgtattttatacaGTAAGAAAACTAATACTTGGTTctatcatgaaaagaaaaattctctccttggtcatttaagaaaaacaatacaTATTACTAGGGGGAACTGTCTGTCCTAGAAGTCataagcaaacaagaaaaaaacccactagttTTATAGTAATTTAGGAAAGGTCAATAAACACCGGGGACAGTAGTGATTTCCATTTGCCATATCCTTTTAATTAACACGCCCCACCACACCCAATTTCTTGCTATAAACTGGGGAAGCTAGTGGGTGCACTGAATGAATTCATAGTGTCTTCCTGCACTTTTGGGACAGCCTAATGTCTGCGGGTCCGGGGTGCAGGAGAGAGATGATCGGTAACCTCAGTAGCTCTCAGTATTTTGTTTGTAGAACAGTGAGGTTGtgacaaagcaaagcaaacaagcatcaacccaacaaacaaaacagccaaaaataaaaggggggtAGGATTGAAGCACGGAGGAAGGGGTTTGCTATCGTGTTGAATATTGCAGTAGCAAAACTAGGAACGTAACGTGAGAATGCTGATGTGCGGGTGCCTCCCGTTGTAAGGCTGAGCGGACGTACCAAAGCGTTTTAAGATTTGAAATAAACCAGAGGAGTAGGGAGCTGGCGGATCTGTCTCATCATGCAAGACTCAAATAAATAGTATCGTCGGGCAAGTAATTGGTAACAGCGGCTGGGACAACTGGGTATTCACATTTGTAGTGAGCGTGGAAAAAGAGTTAAGATTTTCCCCCAGTGATGTATCCGTAAGGATACTCGGTTACATGCGTTGCCCCCAGGCGGGAGGCGGTCTGTCATTTCACCCCCAGCAAGGCGGCGCAGACAAAGCACCGGCCGACAGCCGCTCGGGGCGGTTCTGCAGCGGCGGGAGGAGGGGCACAACACCTCGCTGGCTGCTACAGCCCCGGCCGGCGTCAGGGGCCGGGGCTCGCGAAAAGGAGGACGTTGTCCCCAACCCTCATCTCCCTCGGAAAACCACcgcgcgcggggggggggcgctctGCGCTTCGCCTGCAGGGCGGCTCACGACTCCAgccagaaaaattaattttatcaaatTATTCCTCGTCCTTCCACTCGGCGTGTGTCAGCGCACTGAAACGCAGCGGCCCCGGCCAGGGCTGGAGCGGGCGACCGCCCTCCCGCCGGGCCCTCCCCGCCGGGCCCCCCGCtctgggcggcggggccgccgctcccgGCTCAGGCCGCGCGGGacgcagcgccgccgccgcggggcacgccgggagctgtaggcgccccgccgcgccctcccGCCTCCCATTGTCGCTGTCGCGGCGGCGGccagagcggcggcggcgccccgcgcTCGG
Proteins encoded in this region:
- the DPY30 gene encoding protein dpy-30 homolog codes for the protein MEAEQIMEGQPQVPENPHSEYGLTENVERIVENEKINAEKTSKQKVDLQSLPTRAYLDQTVVPILLQGLAVLAKERPPNPIEFLAAYLLKNKSQFEDRN